The Desulfococcus multivorans DNA window GCCACCGTCCCCTTCTACCGCAAAAAATTCGCCGAAGCCGGCATCACACCCGGTGACGTCAAATCCCTGAAGGATCTTTGCCGTCTGCCCTTCACCACCAAACAGGACCTGAGGGACAATTATCCTTTCGGCATGTTCGCCGTTCCCATGGATATGGTGGTCCGGATACATGCATCGTCCGGGACCACCGGCCAACCCACGGTGGTCGGCTATACGGCCCGCGACGTCAATACCTGGGCCACCCTGATAGCCCGTGCCCTGGCCGCCGGCGGCGCCACCCGGGGAGACATCATCCACAATGCCTTCGGGTACGGTCTTTTCACCGGCGGACTCGGGGTCCACTACGGCGCCGAAAAACTGGGAGCATCGGTCATTCCGGTATCGGGGGGCAACACCAAGCGCCAGATCACCATCATGAAGGATTTCGGCCCCACTATCCTCACCGGCACCCCATCCTACGTCCTTCATCTGGCCGAGGTCGCCTCTGAACTCGGCGTGGATTTCAAGGACCTGAAATTCAAATACGGCATCTTTGGCGCCGAACCCTGGTCCGAACACATGCGGGAAGAGATCGAAAGAAAACTCCACCTGAAAGCCGTGGATATCTATGGGCTGAGCGAGGTCATCGGCCCCGGGGTCTCCATCGAATGCCACGAAGCCCAGCGCGGTATGCACATCGCGGAGGACCATTTCATCGCCGAAATCATCGATCCGGACACCGGCGAGCCCCTTCCCTACGGCGAGACGGGTGAATTGATCTTCACCTCCATCACCAAGGAGGCTTTCCCGGTCCTGCGCTACCGGACCCGGGACATCACCTCCATCAATCCCGAGCCCTGCATCTGCGGTCGGACACTCGTCCGGATGAACAGGGTCAGCGGACGGACGGACGACATGCTCATCATCCGGGGCGTCAACGTGTTTCCCTCCCAGATCGAGAGCGTCCTCATGGAGACCAAGGGCGTGGAACCCCATTACCAGCTTCAGGTGGACCGCGTCGACAACCTGGACAAACTGACGGTGATGGTCGAGGTGGGAGAGAATCTCTTCTCCGACACGGTCAGCCCCCTTCAGGAGATCGAGAAAAAAATCACGAAAGACATCAAGGAGATCATCGGGGTCTCCGCTCACGTCAAACTGGTGGAGCCCAAGACCATCCAGCGCAGCGAGGGCAAGGCCGTTCGGGTGATCGACAACCGGAAGTTGTAACGGCGGGAATTTTCCGATATATATTCCCCGTAGCCGCCGTTCGCCGTCGACGATATCGGAAGGAAAAACCCTATCAGTCAGAGGAGACAACATTATGCGCGCAGAACAGATTTCCATTTTCCTGGAGAATAAATCCGGACGCCTCGCCGAGGTCACCCGGATCCTGTCCGAAAACAAGATCAACATCCGGGCGCTGTCGGTGGCCGACACATCGGATTTCGGGGTCCTGCGACTCATCGTGGACGACAATGAAAAAGCCTGCAGCGTCCTGAAGGAAAACGGCTTCACCGTGGGGAAAACCAACGTGGTGGCCGTCGAGGTGCCGGATCAGCCCGGCGGGCTCTACCATATTCTCACCATCCTTCAAAACGGAAACGTCAACGTTGAATACATGTACGCCTTTGTTCAGCAGAGCGGCAGCAACGCCGTCATGATCTTCAGGTTCGATCATACGGAGGAGGCCCTGAAACTGCTCAAGGATAACGGCGTGACGGTGATCGAGGGACGCAAGCTCTATACCCTTTGACCCTGGTGCGCCGGAATCGACCGGCATGTAGGGATCTCACCCCACACCCCATAACCCCAAATGGAGGAAAGCGGATGCAAACACTGACGGGAGTCAGACGAAACGGTTGGCGGTTGCTCTTGACATGGGCCGTCGTTACGATTTTTGCGGGCGGTGCGCTTGCCGAGGAGACTTACAAGATCGGCGGAATATTCTCCGTCACCGGCCGGGCGTCCTTCCTGGGCGATCCGGAGAAGAAAAGCATGGAAATGGTGATCGAAAAAATCAACGCGGCCGGCGGCATCGACGGACGCAAGCTCGAGGCCGTCATCTATGATACCGAGGGGGACCCCACGAAAGCGGTCATGAGCGTCAGCAAGCTGCTCAACAAGGACAAGGTCCTGGCCATCATCGGGCCAAGCACCACGCCCACTACCCTTGCGGTCATGCCCTTTGCCGAAAAAGCCCGAACCCCCCTCATCAGCTGCGCCGCCGGGAACAAGATCACCATGCCCATCAATCCGTGGGTGTTCAAGACCGCCCAAAGCGACATCCACGCCGTTCAGGCCATCTATGAGCACATGAAGACCCGGGGCATTCGGAAGATCGGCATCCTCACCGTCGCCGACGCGTTTGGCGAGTCCGGACGGGAACAACTGGAAGCCCAGGCCGGGGACTTCGGGCTCACCATTGTCCAGGCCGATAAATTCGGGGGCAACGATACCGACATGACCGCTCAACTCACCAAGATCAAGAGCGCCAAACCCGACGCCGTCATCTGCTGGGGCACAAATCCGGGACCCGCCGTTGTCAACAAAAACGCCCGGCAACTGGCGCTGAACATCCCCGTTTATCAAAGTCACGGGGTGGCGTCGCCCAAATTCATCGAGCTGGCCGGGGAGAGCGCGGAAGGCACCCTGTTGCCCACCGGAAAGATCCTGATCCATGACCTCCTGCCGGAAACCGATCCTCAGAAGGCGGTCCTGGCCGAATATGCCGGAACCTACACCGAGACCTTCAAACAACCCGTATCCGGATTCGGCGGTTACGCCTATGACGCCGTCAATATCCTTGCCCAGGCCCTCAAGGGCACCGACGGCGACCCGGAAAAACTGCGGGACAACATCGAATCCTTGACAGATCACGTCGGCGTTTCCGGCGTTTTCAATTTCGGGCCGAAAGAGCACAACGGCCTCTCCGCCAATGCCTTCGTGATGGTCCGAATCCAGAACGGCACCTGGGAGCTCGTGCAGTAAGTGGAGGAGTTCGCCCAATATGTGTTTTCCGGTCTGACCAACGGCGCCATCTATGCAGTGATCGCCATCGGCTTCTCGATGCTCTTCAGCGCAACGGAGCTGATCAACTTCGCCCACGGTGAATTCGTCATGCTGGGTGCCCTGGGGCTTGTGACGCTGTGGGGGGAGCTGCACCTCCCCCTTCTCCTCGCTGTCGTCATGACCGTCGGCGGAGTCGCAATGGCGGGGCTTCTTTTCGAACGCATCGCCATCCGGACCGTTTCAAAACCCCACCCCATCGTACTGGTCATCATTACGGTGGGCGCATCCATTTTTCTTCGGGGGGCGGCCATGATCATCTGGGGGAAGGATGCTCGCAGC harbors:
- a CDS encoding phenylacetate--CoA ligase family protein: MIYDIEYETMPREALEAIQLRRLRSTLERAYATVPFYRKKFAEAGITPGDVKSLKDLCRLPFTTKQDLRDNYPFGMFAVPMDMVVRIHASSGTTGQPTVVGYTARDVNTWATLIARALAAGGATRGDIIHNAFGYGLFTGGLGVHYGAEKLGASVIPVSGGNTKRQITIMKDFGPTILTGTPSYVLHLAEVASELGVDFKDLKFKYGIFGAEPWSEHMREEIERKLHLKAVDIYGLSEVIGPGVSIECHEAQRGMHIAEDHFIAEIIDPDTGEPLPYGETGELIFTSITKEAFPVLRYRTRDITSINPEPCICGRTLVRMNRVSGRTDDMLIIRGVNVFPSQIESVLMETKGVEPHYQLQVDRVDNLDKLTVMVEVGENLFSDTVSPLQEIEKKITKDIKEIIGVSAHVKLVEPKTIQRSEGKAVRVIDNRKL
- a CDS encoding ACT domain-containing protein gives rise to the protein MRAEQISIFLENKSGRLAEVTRILSENKINIRALSVADTSDFGVLRLIVDDNEKACSVLKENGFTVGKTNVVAVEVPDQPGGLYHILTILQNGNVNVEYMYAFVQQSGSNAVMIFRFDHTEEALKLLKDNGVTVIEGRKLYTL
- a CDS encoding ABC transporter substrate-binding protein codes for the protein MQTLTGVRRNGWRLLLTWAVVTIFAGGALAEETYKIGGIFSVTGRASFLGDPEKKSMEMVIEKINAAGGIDGRKLEAVIYDTEGDPTKAVMSVSKLLNKDKVLAIIGPSTTPTTLAVMPFAEKARTPLISCAAGNKITMPINPWVFKTAQSDIHAVQAIYEHMKTRGIRKIGILTVADAFGESGREQLEAQAGDFGLTIVQADKFGGNDTDMTAQLTKIKSAKPDAVICWGTNPGPAVVNKNARQLALNIPVYQSHGVASPKFIELAGESAEGTLLPTGKILIHDLLPETDPQKAVLAEYAGTYTETFKQPVSGFGGYAYDAVNILAQALKGTDGDPEKLRDNIESLTDHVGVSGVFNFGPKEHNGLSANAFVMVRIQNGTWELVQ